A window of Actinomadura viridis genomic DNA:
CCAGCGGGTTGGACACCGCGCGCCGCTTCACCACGCCACCTCCATATAGTCAGGATCAACTATCTAGTGTCGATTAGTCAATACCAACTATATGACCCTTTTCGGCGCCTGGCGGCTAGACGTTGCCTTGCGGCGAGTTGTCGCCCGACCAGGTGGTCAGGGCAGCGACTCGCCGCAAGTCAACGCGCGGACGGGATCTTCGCGCCCGGCCTCAGGCGGGGCAGTTGGCGGATGCGGGCTTCCCTGCGAGCCGGTCGGCCAGCCACGCCGTGGCATCACTCGCCCCGGCGACCAGGGTCAGGGCGTGCTCGGGAGTCGGATACTCCTTCCACCGCAGGGTGGCGCCCGCCTGGCACCACTCCTTCCGCAGCGTTCTCGCCTGGCCGGTCGCCACCATCTCGTCGTACACCGCGTGGTACTGGAAGACCGGCACCGCGGGGGTCTCGCCGCCGCCCAGCCGGTTGGCGCGGAGCTTCTCCTGCCAGGCCGGGGTGTTCAGCAGGTCGGTGTCGAGCAGGTCGGACATCTTCTTGAACGCGCCCTTGCCCAGGGCGAGCGCCTCGCCGATGCAGTCGTCACGGGCGTCCTCAAGGAGCGCCTTGCCCTGCGCGTTGAGGTGCTCCTCGAACGGCAGCTCGGGATAGGCCGAGCTCATCCCGACCGCCGCGGCGCCGAGCAGGATGAAGAACAGGCTGCCGTCCAGGGACTTCGCGACCTCGGTCAGGTCGGCGGGGACACCGCCCGCGGCCACGCCCTTGACTGCCAGTTCGGGCGCGTACCCCGCCTTCAGTTGCGCGGCCCATCCGGCGGACGCACCGCCCTGGGAGTACCCGGTGACCACCATCGGAGAGTCGGCCGGGAGTCCCGCGTCGGCGAGCCGGGTGGCGGCCCGCAGCGAGTCCAGCACGGCCTGCCCCTGCGAGCGTCCGACCATGTACGTGTGGTCGCCCGGCGTGCCGAGCCTCTCGTAGTCGGTGACCACCACGGCCCAGCCCTTGGCCAGCAGCCCGCCGATGAACACGCCCTCG
This region includes:
- a CDS encoding lipase family protein, with translation MRPGNRRGSLLAALVSALLVAATLTAPAAHAAPPLPQEDPFYRPPSPLPAGSPGTVIRREPVTVQLGPGIPADARAWRVMYLSTDAEGRRNAVTGTVLVPRAPYEGKRPVVGYAIGTHGLGDQCAPSYGLRIGLDYEGVFIGGLLAKGWAVVVTDYERLGTPGDHTYMVGRSQGQAVLDSLRAATRLADAGLPADSPMVVTGYSQGGASAGWAAQLKAGYAPELAVKGVAAGGVPADLTEVAKSLDGSLFFILLGAAAVGMSSAYPELPFEEHLNAQGKALLEDARDDCIGEALALGKGAFKKMSDLLDTDLLNTPAWQEKLRANRLGGGETPAVPVFQYHAVYDEMVATGQARTLRKEWCQAGATLRWKEYPTPEHALTLVAGASDATAWLADRLAGKPASANCPA